GGGAGTAATCCAAATGGCCCTAACGCCACAAGCAGCAGCAGTTGGTTCGCTGTCACATAAGATTGCCCCTTCCATCTTTTCGGAATCACTCACATTAACAACTTTTCTTTGGACCTCCCTTTGAAAAATAGCATTCCCAAACTGAAGAATTGTAGAACGCGTCGTGTCTCCCCTTTTCTTCGCGCTATGAACAGGTACAGCACCAGAGCTAGACACAACTTTGAATGCCTTTTCAATTGGTTCTGCAACGAGACACCCAGCAACCCTATTAAGAGAAACAAACAGATACACCTTACAGCGCTCGTGAAGTATCCACCCACTTCCAATCTCAATTTCCATCATCCTCACCAcctcttcaattttcttcctgtGAGAAAACGGGTCCGTCTCCGAGAACAAAATGACCCGACCCGGATCCAAACTGGGTAGAgaaataacattttctttggTCCAACCCTGCAGAGtaagaaaataagataaaattggaGATAAAAATCAGCAAAAGAAGAGAGTGAAGGCGGAGAGCTAACTCTGAACTGGATTCCCTGCGTGTATGATTTGTGAAATTCGTTGTGGGATTTCTCGTCTTGTGGATCGCCGGGAGTGAACTTCACGCCGCACGTAGAACACACGCGTAAGAGGAAATCGGATTGGCCAAAATCAAGGTGAAACTGAGCGTAGcttctcttcttgtttttgacGAGTGTTACGGGTTTGGGAACCGAAGTACCGGCGTTAGGGTTTGGGCGCCTTCGGGTATAGGTGTTGATGATGTGGTGTTGCCGATTCCCCCAAACTGACAAATCATTTTCATTGTTGGAAGAAGAGGAAGCTGGGGTGAATCTGAAGAAAGCGGTGATCTTGGACTGCATTTGTGATTCTTTCTTCCTTCTGTGGCAGTcttgtggattttttttttcatttgccGCCAAAACTTTtcgttttgtttttaaatttcctCTCGTTGTCTCTTTTCAACGTGGAGTTGAAGAAGCTCCAAACCAAATTATTCCATACATATAGCTGCAAATTAAAGACATAAGTTATcacatcattttattaaatattataatagaccAAACAATACATtcattgatatatattattgatagatAAAGGCTTATTCTcgattgtaattttgtttatcgTTTATAGTTGTATTCTAACaatactatatttattaattgacggtctaaaaatatttcatattcatattttgaATACGAACAAATATTCGctataatattcatttttattatagtaaacctataataatattcatttatctcatatttttgtgtaaatattcaattttatccacagtaaataaaattttatttcaaaaaattattgtttgaaaaatgaatatttaagattttcttttttctttaattttaataaagataattaaaaagaattttggtaaaaactttaagaaaatatctttttaaagaaaagaaagaaaagaaataagaaaaaaaaaataatgaaactacGTGGTTGACTAGAttctcttaataataataatattatatatatgtatatatatatatatatatatatatatatatatatatatatatatatataNtatatatatatatatatatatatatatatatatatatatatatatatatatatatttataaatcctttttttcattttaaaatcttaatttttaagtttttatttattttttttctttcatgagcCTAACTAACCTGTTAttatatgttttcatttttatacttttaagaTCAAGTACATAACTTTTTAGTgctaacacttttttttttcgcaCATATTTTTG
The sequence above is drawn from the Vigna radiata var. radiata cultivar VC1973A chromosome 3, Vradiata_ver6, whole genome shotgun sequence genome and encodes:
- the LOC106757372 gene encoding protein CHROMOSOME TRANSMISSION FIDELITY 7; this encodes MQSKITAFFRFTPASSSSNNENDLSVWGNRQHHIINTYTRRRPNPNAGTSVPKPVTLVKNKKRSYAQFHLDFGQSDFLLRVCSTCGVKFTPGDPQDEKSHNEFHKSYTQGIQFRGWTKENVISLPSLDPGRVILFSETDPFSHRKKIEEVVRMMEIEIGSGWILHERCKVYLFVSLNRVAGCLVAEPIEKAFKVVSSSGAVPVHSAKKRGDTTRSTILQFGNAIFQREVQRKVVNVSDSEKMEGAILCDSEPTAAACGVRAIWITPSNRRKGIATQLLEAARKSFCPGLELGRSQLAFSQPTSAGKALATSYTGTGSFLAY